One Gelria sp. Kuro-4 DNA segment encodes these proteins:
- the hisIE gene encoding bifunctional phosphoribosyl-AMP cyclohydrolase/phosphoribosyl-ATP diphosphatase HisIE: protein MGEGLKAGQAGVEDVRWDERGLVPAVVQDAASGQVLMLAYMNREALERTLASGRTWFYSRSRRALWPKGETSGNRQQVREVALDCDGDAILVKVDQTGAACHTGARSCFFRRLPAGEARLGPELIGELWAVFQDRARQPRADSYVSRLLTRGMDRILKKVGEEAGEVIIAAKNGDKNELTWELADLLFHSLLLTFASGLAPEDILAELARRRGQVSTSHRSLQKCT from the coding sequence ATGGGTGAAGGGCTGAAGGCGGGCCAGGCCGGCGTGGAGGACGTGCGCTGGGACGAGCGCGGCCTGGTGCCGGCGGTGGTGCAGGACGCGGCGAGCGGCCAGGTGCTGATGCTGGCCTACATGAACCGGGAGGCTCTGGAACGCACCCTGGCGAGCGGCCGCACCTGGTTCTACAGCCGCTCGCGCCGGGCGCTCTGGCCCAAGGGTGAGACCTCCGGCAACCGGCAGCAGGTACGGGAGGTGGCCCTCGACTGCGACGGGGACGCCATCTTGGTAAAGGTGGACCAGACGGGCGCCGCCTGCCACACGGGCGCGCGCTCCTGCTTTTTCCGGCGGCTGCCGGCGGGCGAGGCGCGGCTCGGCCCGGAGCTTATCGGCGAGCTGTGGGCCGTGTTCCAGGACCGGGCGCGGCAGCCGCGCGCGGACTCCTACGTGAGCCGGCTCCTCACCCGGGGGATGGACCGCATCCTGAAGAAGGTGGGGGAGGAAGCGGGCGAGGTGATCATCGCGGCCAAGAACGGGGACAAGAACGAGCTTACCTGGGAGCTGGCGGACCTCCTCTTTCACAGCCTCCTCCTTACCTTCGCCAGCGGCCTCGCACCGGAGGACATCCTGGCCGAACTCGCCCGCCGCCGGGGTCAGGTATCAACTTCTCATCGTTCTTTGCAAAAATGCACATGA